A stretch of Brassica rapa cultivar Chiifu-401-42 chromosome A08, CAAS_Brap_v3.01, whole genome shotgun sequence DNA encodes these proteins:
- the LOC103835820 gene encoding POU domain, class 4, transcription factor 2-like, with protein sequence MSDPSGQSSSTTTGAGDKSGGGNGGGGGGSGGSFASQPQRAKVRKQVWAGVLSISSASTNK encoded by the coding sequence atgagTGACCCGAGCGGCCAatcttcatcaacaacaacTGGAGCTGGAGACAAGAGCGGCGGCGGTAATGGCGGTGGAGGTGGTGGAAGTGGTGGCTCGTTTGCTAGTCAGCCGCAGAGAGCAAAGGTGAGGAAGCAAGTGTGGGCCGGAGTTCTCAGCATCTCTTCCGCCTCCActaacaaataa
- the LOC103835821 gene encoding HVA22-like protein h codes for MIGSFLTRGLVMVFGYAYPAYECYKAVEKNKPEIQQLRFWCQYWILVAALTVFERVGDTFASWVPLYSEAKLAFFIYLWFPKTRGTTYVYDSFFRPYVSKHENEIDRNLVELRTRAGDMAVIYCRKAVCYGQTRVTDILQFVALQSTPKPKPKEKKQTPPEAEEQKQPDLKAASQAGSSPQARPQPKKPQLLTKEPISVKPIIPPRKQLQQQQQQQIETKEAKPSASQTKLTPLPLPSSPSTAPKPNADPAQPSSTTEAEKASETAAALPAIPASAIKRASSSKETIRETIMEETLRVTRGSLRKARSTGTR; via the exons ATGATTGGATCGTTTCTAACCAGAGGACTTGT AATGGTGTTTGGATATGCTTATCCTGCTTATGAATGCTACAAAGCTGTTGAGAAGAATAAGCCTGAGATTCAGCAGCTTCGGTTCTGGTGCCAATATTG GATTCTTGTGGCTGCTTTGACTGTTTTTGAAAGAGTTGGGGATACTTTCGCTTCGTG GGTTCCGCTGTACAGCGAGGCAAAGCTGGCGTTCTTCATATATCTTTGGTTCCCTAAGACCAGA GGAACCACATATGTCTATGATTCTTTCTTTAGACCATATGTTTCAAAGCACGAAAATGAAATCGACCGCAACTTGGTTGAGCTAAGGACCAGAGCTGGAGATATGGCGGTGATATACTGCCGGAAAGCAGTGTGCTATGGACAGACAAGAGTCACTGATATCCTGCAGTTTGTAGCTCTACAGTCAACACCGAAACCTAAGCCTAAG GAAAAGAAGCAGACTCCACCAGAAGCAGAGGAACAGAAACAACCGGATCTCAAGGCGGCGAGCCAAGCAGGTTCTAGTCCTCAAGCGCGTCCACAACCCAAGAAACCACAGCTTCTAACCAAAGAACCTATATCTGTAAAGCCTATTATACCTCCTCGTAAGCAGctgcagcaacaacaacagcagcaaATAGAAACCAAGGAAGCAAAACCAAGCGCATCACAAACCAAACTCACTCCTCTTCCTCTACCATCATCACCTTCAACCGCCCCTAAACCAAACGCTGATCCAGCACAGCCATCATCAACTACAGAGGCAGAGAAAGCGTCAGAGACTGCTGCTGCGTTACCAGCGATACCAGCGTCTGCGATTAAGCGAGCGTCATCTTCTAAAGAGACAATCAGGGAGACAATAATGGAGGAAACACTAAGGGTCACACGTGGGAGTCTGAGAAAAGCTCGTTCAACGGGGACACGCTAA